Within Vicia villosa cultivar HV-30 ecotype Madison, WI linkage group LG1, Vvil1.0, whole genome shotgun sequence, the genomic segment TTATATGTATCATGTGTTTCAGTCCTCACTTTGTTTATACTTATTATACTCAGGTTTCTAAATCTTATGCTGAGGGAAGAACTTCTCTAGAAGAATACATATCTTCTTTGAAGTCGGCTGTTGGACTTCACGTTCTTGTGGAAGCAGTAGGTATTGGTAAGGAGAAGGGAGACCTGACTAGGTTCGGTATGGAACCTAAGAAGAAGAATCCTGCGCTTCCAGCACAAACTTGCAAAGATTTGTCGTCTCTTGGACCCAGTGATATAGTACAATCTTTGACAGGAGGATTTAGGCTGAGCAAAACCAAAAGCAATGATCTTTTCTGGGAAGCTGTTTGGCCCCGCTTATTGGCAAGAGGTTGGCACTCCGAGCAACCAAAGAATCGTGGCTATCTTACCTCCAAAGATTATTTGGTTTTTCTTATTCCCGGCGTTGACAAGTTTTCAAGGAGGAAACTTGTGAAAGGTGATCATTACTTTGATTCTGTTAGAGATGTCTTGAGCAAAGTAGTAGCTGAACCAAATATTCTCGtgctcaaagaagaagaagaagaagaagaacaagctagAGTTGGTAGCTGCAATGAGGACAAGCCAGTAAAGGGATCAAATGAAGATGATTTATCTGACGATCATCGTCAATGTTACCTCAAGCCCGGATGTTCTACCTACAATAAAGATCATACCAAATTCATGGTTGTTGATACCAGTATGGTACATCGGGGAAACCCATCCGATTTAAGGGAGTTGAAATCCGTGCCTGTTAATTCGGCCCCTAAAGTTGAGGTAGATGTGGCTAGTAAAAAATATAAAGGGCACAAATATATGAGGAAAGTGAAGCATAACAAGGAAATGTCTGAAAGCATTGAACAAAATTTGACAAAGTTGACAGCTATTGATACCAATAGGCTTTCTGATGGAAAACTATTGAAGCTGAAAGTTAAACTGAAATATCCGTCAGTTGAATTAGAAGATGCATCTACGGTGACTAATGGTCTTCTGAGAGAAAGAAACCACGGCTCATCAACTGATTATTTACTGAGAATGGCGGAAGCTAAGATGCTGATATGTGACAAAAGGAAAATCAGTAAAATTAACAGTGGTGCTACCAGTAAAAAAGATGCATGTGATAATCTTGTTAATGATGCAAACAAGATGCTCCAAAGCCAGAAAAATCAACAGACATGTGTGTTTGATGATAATCCACTTAACAAGATCATAAAGCATCAATTCAACCGGAAAGTAAGATCAGGTGATTCTAATCATGCAGCTGTTCCTATTAAAAGGAGGAGATTGACTGCTTGTGTCAATGCAGAGAAAAGCCGCATCATTGGAAATTCTTCAGGAGGTTTGGGATCAGAAAAAACAGGACTCCCTCGGTCTTCTAGCTTTCCAGATGCCAACAAAAATGTGTGGGAGCCAGTTGGCCTTCAGGAGAATGGGAGTTCAACTGCTGCTTCAGCAGACCAAAGTGTTGAAGAGAATACCGAGAAATGTGAATCTTTTACCTTCAACATACCTCAGGTTCCGTCAAATTCTGAAAATAACAAAAGCGAGCAAGGCCTAACATTTTCTACTCATAAAGTAGTTGAAAAGCCTCTTAGAACCCCTTGCCATGTTGATTCTTTGGAACAGCATCCTGATATAAAACCCAGGAGACAGAGCACCAGAACCCGACCATTGACAGTTAGAGCATTGGAATGTATAGCAAATGAATTCTTGCACGTGCAAAAGagacagaaaaagaaaaacagccAGATACACCAAGAACCTTTCAATCCTTGTCGCAAGGCTCATACAAGAGGCAAAACTATGCTGTTAGATAACGAGAATGCAGTTTTAGTACAAGAGGTAAAGCATTTGAATGGAGATAGCAGTGTTAGCTAAATATTGCACAGATGTTTAAAGATTTTTCTTTAAGCTAGAATATAGATATAGATATATTTTTATATGGATATGGATTCTTCAATAAGAAACTAGAAGTAGTTTTATTAAATTTGAATTAGTTATCGACTCAACTATAGTGTCAGATTAGTGAATCATTAGTTGAGTCGTATGAACAAGTTTCTATGACGAAAGTTATTACGAACATGACAATGGTTATGGTTTGACATAAATGTGAATGAAACAAATGAATGAACAGAAATACAATCCAAGTCAGTGCAGGTTTTGAATAACATTGAAGATATAAATGTTCTGTTCCAATATTTTAGTTTCAGAATGAACAATGCAATTAAGAAGCACCATCGGTTTGTTACAAAAGAAGGTAGAACCCAAGATTAAATCTCTAAAGATATCCATTAATATTGACTAGTTTAATATATTGTGTTAATTAATACTGCTTACATGACTTAATGAGAAAGTTGTCACCTATGAGAACATTCATTTTCAGGGGTTCGGACCGACGATATCACACTCATTCACCTTTAAGAGGTGGaactaatttttcttttatataaatattaatcttTTATTAATCCATCGATTTCAAATGGAATTAAGCATTGTTTTTCCATTTATTTTACTTTAGATATAATTAAGATCATTTATAAatcaacaatattttttaaaataatttaagatCATTTACTTTTAAGAGATTATTTATAGGTAAATATCTATTTGTACATTTGAAAAATGAGAATAAATAAAAGTGTTTTAATAAAACTATATATTAATTAAAGTATTTaaatttggaattttttttttgttaaaattgttTTTAGTAGTAATATATTTGTGAAAACTTTCACTACAAGAAATACTGCAATTTGCCAGGGGTTAAACCCCTCACTAAAGGCAAAAACCCCTCACAAATGCACAATTTGCGAGAGGACAACTCCCCTAACAAAACAGGGGGTCGCAAATCCATTACCGAGGGGCTATCCACTTTGCTAAATTGCCAAGGGCTTCCCCCTTCGCTAAAtgaaaagtcaaaattctactctGCAGCCTACAGAAATAGGCACCAGCTAGCAGTCTGCAAGGGGGCAGACTGCGTCAGATATTTTGCTTGGGGATTAGCCCCTCGCAAAATGCAGCATATATTTTTTTGCTTGGGGATTAGCCCCTCGCAAATtgtttatattttgaaaaaaaatataatttttaaaatcgtacataataattaaaatatatatatatatatatatatatatatataatataatttaaattaaaatatataattataataataatcaaaatgttaTACTacttttttatatattgtttttttaaacattttatttttgtataatgttttttatatataCTATAACTATACAGAAtaaatattctattttaatttttaaaaacacatAGTTTGTTTTTATAcactgtttttttatatattattttaaactattcaaaatataaaagatatttttatatactcttttttaaaacatattatttttatacactgtttttatttattttaagcaTTAAATAAACTGTTTtatataaactataaattatatactgtttttgttttgatttaagtaatataaaaaaattgttttatattaataaatattttgacagtatataaaaatacagcttttttttctaaaataaaaaaaatatcattttttgaaattagtaaatataCAATCTTTATATTTACTTAAAAAAacgagaaaaaaaaatttaatctctAACATAAATACACATAAATATACACTCTTTAAAACTAACACAATAAATCTCTAACATAAAACCCAATaaatttatatactatttttaatttaacagtttatataatatatacacCAAATATTGTTATAcagttaataatatataaatatctaataa encodes:
- the LOC131618060 gene encoding uncharacterized protein LOC131618060, with protein sequence MVSVRENGNNIFPEHASNEGQVVSPRIGHEYQAEIPSVLKKSEQLSFQMNPADSEAVRDKSLSFAIGLEDSEPEELGYHEDSDSGQLGKSENHKLALALGRSSSTWSDADTKSFILGLFIFGKNFIQIKRFLENKGMGEILSFYYGMFYKTDGYRRWSECRKLKGRKCMIGEKLFTGLRQHELLSRLNPHVFEESQDTMLQVSKSYAEGRTSLEEYISSLKSAVGLHVLVEAVGIGKEKGDLTRFGMEPKKKNPALPAQTCKDLSSLGPSDIVQSLTGGFRLSKTKSNDLFWEAVWPRLLARGWHSEQPKNRGYLTSKDYLVFLIPGVDKFSRRKLVKGDHYFDSVRDVLSKVVAEPNILVLKEEEEEEEQARVGSCNEDKPVKGSNEDDLSDDHRQCYLKPGCSTYNKDHTKFMVVDTSMVHRGNPSDLRELKSVPVNSAPKVEVDVASKKYKGHKYMRKVKHNKEMSESIEQNLTKLTAIDTNRLSDGKLLKLKVKLKYPSVELEDASTVTNGLLRERNHGSSTDYLLRMAEAKMLICDKRKISKINSGATSKKDACDNLVNDANKMLQSQKNQQTCVFDDNPLNKIIKHQFNRKVRSGDSNHAAVPIKRRRLTACVNAEKSRIIGNSSGGLGSEKTGLPRSSSFPDANKNVWEPVGLQENGSSTAASADQSVEENTEKCESFTFNIPQVPSNSENNKSEQGLTFSTHKVVEKPLRTPCHVDSLEQHPDIKPRRQSTRTRPLTVRALECIANEFLHVQKRQKKKNSQIHQEPFNPCRKAHTRGKTMLLDNENAVLVQEVKHLNGDSSVS